In a genomic window of Nostoc sp. UHCC 0870:
- a CDS encoding type IV pilin-like G/H family protein has translation MLKPELQAKFLNHLSNRKKKEEEGFTLIELLVVVIIIGVLAAIALPSLLGQVNKAKQSEARNYVGTVNRSQQAYYLEYQKFATGLSELQVGIKTQSENYDYSITGDGSGNAQFKGIANKAALKSYYGLVGTTVGESATSEALTLAIACESPGPSQEVSDVNTFTTTCENDFVSLAR, from the coding sequence ATGCTCAAGCCAGAATTGCAAGCTAAATTCCTTAACCACCTCAGCAACCGTAAAAAGAAAGAAGAAGAAGGTTTTACCTTAATTGAACTGCTAGTTGTAGTAATTATTATCGGTGTACTTGCTGCGATCGCGTTACCTTCACTACTTGGTCAGGTAAACAAAGCGAAACAGTCAGAAGCGAGAAACTACGTTGGTACAGTTAACCGTTCTCAACAAGCTTACTACCTAGAATACCAAAAGTTCGCTACAGGATTATCTGAATTGCAAGTAGGTATCAAGACTCAATCTGAAAATTACGACTACAGCATCACCGGTGATGGAAGTGGTAATGCTCAATTTAAAGGAATAGCTAATAAAGCTGCGTTGAAATCCTACTATGGATTAGTAGGTACAACTGTAGGAGAGAGTGCTACCTCTGAAGCACTCACATTAGCAATAGCTTGTGAGTCACCAGGTCCTTCTCAAGAAGTTAGTGATGTCAATACATTTACTACAACTTGTGAAAATGATTTTGTATCTTTGGCTAGATAA